Proteins encoded by one window of Chondromyces crocatus:
- a CDS encoding thrombospondin type 3 repeat-containing protein: MTRSNLKGLFPSGRAPRRLLVLFLACCAFFLTSVPSMAWAQDFDGDGIPDATDNCPFVANPTQANADGDAYGDACDRCPTLASPNNDDTDGDGIGDACDNCPFVANASQTDSDEDGMGDACDPDDDNDGVPDGSDNCPLTPNPDQLNTDNDTHGDACDNCPFVTNQSQNDSDGDGIGNACDNCPTINNPNQLNDDGDDFGNACDNCPSVANDNQLDTDGDGVGNACDNCPTTSNANQLDTDGDGVGNVCDNCVSIANPDQLNNDADNFGNVCDNCPNVTNPGQEDVDGDGRGDFCDNCPSTSNPNQNDTDGDGRGDACDNCPSISNPTQADDDNDQVGNVCDNCPNTSNTNQLDSDGDGLGDVCDNCRLISNVNQTDTDGDGVGDSCDNCVFVVNSSQQNSDGDTLGDACDNCPLVSNQSQTDLDGDGIGDLCDPDRDGDGFLNVNDNCPDVPQINQADNDNDGIGDVCDDDDDNDGVNDIFDNCQFLANGPSLSVNPGDNQRDNDNDGMGDVCDPDDDNDGVLDFRITPPFAPYAPFDNCQFEFNPNQLNTDGDAMGDACDPDDDNDGVLDGADNCQLIANGPAASVNPGDNQLDNDDDGMGDVCDPDDDNDGILDFQITPPYGPHTPFDNCQFVANPNQANNDGDAMGDACDPDDDNDGVLDGADNCQFIANGPSSAVHPGDNQLDNDQDGLGDVCDLDDDNDGVLDFQITAPYNAPANPSAFDNCQFIANGPSASVLPNDNQSDNDGDGMGDVCDPDDDNDGILDFQVVPPYTTPYDPFDNCQFTINTDQADQDGDGIGDVCDLDDDGDGLTDAEEAALGTDPLSVDTDGDNILDTDEVVNVANPSDPANNTDGDALIDALDPDSDNDGIPDIEEAGDDDLDTEPVDTDGDGIPDFRDLDSDNDGVPDATDNCRTIVNPTQTDTDGDGIGNACESGVDDDGDGWENIDDNCPDDFNPDQADNDGDGIGDVCDPDDDNDGVPDTVDNCPLVANGPNEDDQRDTDGDGLGDACDPDDDNDGILDVDDNCPLVPNPDQANDDGDEYGDVCDPDYIDTDEDGLVDASDNCPTIANPNQEDLDQDGVGDVCDNCPAVANPADEDSGTQMDTDGDAIGDACDNCPTVDNPDQIDADDDGVGDACTPQGTGGAGGVDPTTTTTSSGGAEPPEFEGGCNCSFSDGPSTRALWGIALVAAALLRRRSRRNGRRVDECAREPSTGAPTNRRDAA, from the coding sequence ATGACACGCTCGAACTTGAAGGGTCTGTTTCCCTCGGGGCGCGCGCCCCGCAGGCTTCTGGTTCTGTTCCTCGCGTGCTGCGCCTTCTTCCTGACCTCCGTGCCGAGCATGGCCTGGGCCCAGGATTTCGACGGCGATGGGATCCCCGACGCGACCGACAACTGCCCGTTCGTTGCCAACCCCACGCAGGCCAACGCGGACGGCGACGCCTACGGCGACGCGTGCGACCGGTGCCCGACCCTCGCCAGCCCGAACAACGACGACACGGATGGGGATGGCATCGGGGACGCCTGCGACAACTGCCCGTTCGTCGCCAACGCGAGCCAGACGGACAGCGACGAAGACGGCATGGGTGACGCCTGCGATCCCGACGACGACAACGATGGCGTCCCTGATGGGTCGGACAACTGCCCCCTGACCCCCAACCCGGATCAGCTCAATACCGACAACGACACGCACGGTGACGCTTGCGACAACTGTCCTTTCGTCACCAACCAGAGCCAGAACGACAGCGATGGTGATGGGATCGGCAACGCTTGCGACAACTGCCCCACCATCAACAACCCGAACCAGCTCAACGACGACGGCGACGACTTCGGCAACGCCTGTGACAACTGTCCGAGCGTCGCCAACGACAACCAGCTCGACACGGATGGCGACGGCGTCGGCAACGCTTGTGACAACTGCCCCACGACCAGCAACGCCAACCAGCTAGACACGGATGGAGATGGCGTCGGGAACGTCTGTGACAACTGCGTCTCCATCGCGAACCCTGATCAGCTGAACAACGACGCCGATAATTTCGGCAACGTCTGCGACAACTGCCCCAACGTCACGAATCCAGGCCAGGAGGATGTGGACGGCGATGGTCGCGGGGACTTCTGCGACAACTGTCCGAGCACATCCAACCCGAATCAGAACGATACGGACGGCGATGGCCGCGGCGACGCCTGTGACAACTGCCCCAGCATCAGCAACCCGACCCAGGCCGACGACGACAACGATCAGGTAGGCAACGTCTGCGACAACTGCCCGAACACCAGCAACACGAACCAGCTCGACAGCGATGGCGACGGACTCGGAGACGTCTGTGACAACTGTCGGCTCATCTCCAACGTGAACCAGACGGACACGGACGGCGACGGCGTTGGGGACTCCTGCGACAACTGTGTCTTCGTCGTGAACTCCAGCCAGCAGAACAGCGATGGCGACACGCTCGGGGACGCTTGCGACAACTGCCCCCTGGTGTCGAACCAGAGCCAGACCGACCTGGATGGCGACGGCATCGGCGATCTCTGCGACCCCGATCGGGATGGCGACGGATTCCTCAACGTCAACGACAACTGTCCTGACGTGCCGCAGATCAACCAGGCCGACAACGACAACGACGGCATCGGCGATGTCTGTGACGACGACGACGACAACGATGGCGTCAATGACATCTTCGACAACTGCCAGTTCCTCGCCAATGGCCCGAGTCTCTCGGTGAACCCGGGCGACAACCAGCGCGACAACGACAACGACGGCATGGGTGACGTCTGCGACCCCGACGACGACAACGACGGCGTCCTCGACTTCCGCATCACCCCCCCCTTCGCGCCCTACGCGCCGTTCGACAACTGCCAGTTCGAGTTCAACCCCAACCAGCTCAACACCGATGGCGACGCGATGGGCGACGCCTGCGATCCCGATGACGACAACGACGGCGTCCTCGATGGCGCCGACAACTGCCAGCTCATCGCCAACGGTCCCGCGGCTTCGGTGAATCCGGGCGACAATCAGCTCGACAACGACGACGACGGCATGGGTGACGTCTGCGATCCCGACGACGACAACGACGGCATCCTCGACTTCCAGATCACCCCGCCTTACGGGCCGCACACGCCGTTCGACAACTGCCAGTTCGTCGCCAATCCCAACCAGGCGAACAACGACGGCGACGCGATGGGCGACGCTTGCGATCCCGACGACGACAACGATGGTGTCCTCGATGGGGCCGACAACTGCCAGTTCATCGCCAACGGGCCGAGTTCCGCGGTTCATCCCGGCGACAACCAGCTCGACAACGACCAGGATGGCCTCGGCGACGTCTGCGACCTCGACGACGACAACGACGGCGTCCTCGATTTCCAGATCACGGCGCCCTACAACGCGCCAGCCAACCCGAGCGCGTTCGACAACTGCCAGTTCATCGCCAATGGCCCGAGCGCCTCGGTGCTTCCGAACGACAACCAGTCCGACAACGACGGCGACGGGATGGGAGACGTCTGCGATCCCGACGACGACAACGACGGCATCCTCGATTTCCAGGTCGTCCCGCCGTACACCACGCCCTACGATCCGTTCGACAACTGCCAGTTCACGATCAACACCGATCAGGCGGACCAGGACGGTGACGGCATCGGCGACGTCTGCGACCTCGACGACGACGGTGACGGGCTCACCGATGCCGAGGAAGCCGCGCTGGGCACCGATCCACTCAGCGTGGACACCGATGGCGACAACATCCTCGACACCGACGAGGTGGTCAACGTCGCGAACCCGAGCGACCCCGCGAACAACACCGACGGCGACGCGCTGATCGACGCGCTCGATCCCGACAGCGACAACGACGGCATCCCTGACATCGAGGAGGCCGGTGACGACGATCTCGACACCGAGCCGGTCGACACCGACGGCGATGGCATCCCCGATTTCCGCGACCTCGACAGCGACAACGACGGCGTCCCCGACGCGACCGACAACTGCCGCACCATCGTCAACCCGACCCAGACCGACACCGATGGCGACGGCATTGGCAACGCTTGCGAGAGCGGCGTCGACGACGATGGCGACGGCTGGGAGAACATCGACGACAACTGCCCGGACGACTTCAACCCCGACCAGGCGGACAACGACGGCGATGGCATCGGTGACGTCTGCGATCCCGACGACGACAACGACGGCGTCCCCGACACGGTCGACAACTGCCCCCTCGTCGCCAACGGCCCCAACGAGGACGACCAGCGCGACACGGACGGCGACGGCCTCGGAGACGCATGCGATCCCGATGACGACAACGACGGGATCCTCGACGTCGACGACAACTGCCCCCTCGTCCCCAACCCGGACCAGGCCAACGACGATGGCGACGAGTACGGCGACGTCTGCGACCCCGACTACATCGACACCGACGAAGACGGCCTCGTCGACGCCAGCGACAACTGCCCGACCATCGCGAACCCCAACCAGGAGGACCTCGATCAGGACGGTGTCGGTGACGTTTGCGACAACTGCCCGGCCGTCGCCAATCCTGCGGACGAGGACAGCGGCACCCAGATGGACACCGACGGCGATGCCATCGGTGACGCTTGCGACAACTGCCCGACCGTCGACAACCCCGACCAGATCGACGCGGACGACGACGGCGTAGGCGACGCCTGCACGCCTCAAGGCACGGGCGGCGCTGGTGGCGTCGATCCCACGACCACCACCACGTCCTCGGGCGGCGCCGAGCCCCCCGAGTTCGAAGGGGGCTGCAACTGCTCCTTCTCGGACGGGCCGAGCACCCGCGCCCTCTGGGGCATCGCGCTCGTCGCGGCCGCCTTGCTCCGCCGCAGGAGCCGCCGCAACGGCCGCCGCGTGGACGAGTGCGCGCGCGAGCCTTCCACGGGCGCTCCCACCAACCGCCGCGACGCGGCGTGA
- a CDS encoding OmpA family protein, which translates to MRPSFLAATSLAAAMLATTAGALAQGFALNQLNPAPAGDPFFGVPSPATPGHLEPRAYLAFDYGAQPIHLRAQDVDVVAAQAFARIDASLALWDRVLLSVDMPVAVIQSGNDPGLQGITFTPLEAPQAGDLRLGLRVRLLGDDTGPFQLGIGGYVFTPTGNREQYTGEGAIRGAPHISLGGRLGSGVGFIWNASGGVQLNGSDSPHTANFGAGIGLLLANDVLQLGPEIYGTIPLTNGTLRLSAEPDTRTSADLTAELLFGAKLRVLRGLTFGGAAGPGLTRTVGTPSLRAIGLIGWTPLPDRAPAKAQTTPTGPRDTDDDGIPDGIDACPDVKGQPSPDPAKDGCPPSDRDGDGVLDVDDACPTTPGERSGDITRNGCPGDTDGDGIHDGIDACKTLPGIISDDPRKNGCPLDSDDDGIPDTSDACPKVAGVRAPDPKYNGCPDDPDGDGIKFGDDACPNEKGVPDPDPKRNGCKRFVRVTTSEIVTSKPIQFVMNGKERWQTVDRISDDLLYEVRDAIVQDPTIQLVEVQGHTDDEGDEKYNLDLSQQRADAVRQWLIQAGVPANKLVAKGYGMEKPLADNRIRTGRQKNRRVQFVIVQRAER; encoded by the coding sequence ATGAGGCCCTCTTTCCTCGCGGCGACCAGCCTCGCCGCCGCGATGCTGGCGACGACGGCCGGCGCGCTGGCCCAGGGCTTCGCCCTCAACCAGCTGAACCCTGCGCCTGCGGGTGACCCCTTCTTCGGCGTCCCCTCCCCTGCGACGCCAGGACACCTGGAGCCGCGCGCGTACCTCGCCTTCGACTACGGCGCTCAGCCCATCCACCTCCGGGCCCAGGACGTGGACGTCGTCGCCGCGCAAGCCTTCGCGCGCATCGATGCCTCGCTGGCCCTCTGGGATCGCGTGCTCCTCTCCGTCGACATGCCCGTCGCCGTCATCCAGTCCGGCAACGACCCGGGCTTGCAGGGCATCACCTTCACGCCCCTGGAAGCTCCCCAGGCCGGCGATCTCCGACTCGGCCTGCGCGTCCGCCTCCTCGGCGACGACACCGGCCCCTTTCAGCTCGGCATCGGCGGCTACGTCTTCACCCCCACCGGCAACCGCGAGCAGTACACCGGCGAAGGCGCCATCCGCGGCGCACCCCACATCAGCCTCGGCGGCAGGCTCGGCTCCGGCGTGGGCTTCATCTGGAACGCCTCCGGCGGCGTGCAGCTCAACGGCTCCGACAGCCCCCACACGGCCAACTTCGGCGCGGGCATCGGCCTCCTCCTCGCGAACGACGTCCTCCAGCTCGGGCCGGAGATCTACGGCACCATCCCGCTCACGAACGGCACCCTCCGCCTCTCCGCCGAGCCGGACACCCGCACCAGCGCGGACCTCACCGCCGAGCTGCTCTTCGGCGCCAAGCTGCGCGTCCTCCGCGGCCTCACCTTCGGCGGCGCGGCCGGCCCTGGGCTCACCCGCACCGTCGGCACCCCCAGCCTCCGCGCCATCGGCCTGATCGGCTGGACCCCGCTCCCCGATCGCGCCCCCGCAAAGGCGCAGACCACCCCGACCGGCCCCAGAGACACCGACGACGATGGCATCCCAGATGGCATCGATGCGTGCCCGGACGTCAAGGGCCAGCCCTCGCCCGACCCTGCCAAGGACGGTTGCCCCCCCTCGGACCGGGACGGGGATGGCGTGCTCGACGTCGACGACGCCTGCCCCACCACCCCCGGAGAGCGCAGCGGTGACATCACCCGAAACGGCTGCCCTGGCGACACGGACGGCGACGGGATCCACGACGGCATCGACGCCTGCAAGACCCTCCCAGGCATCATCAGCGACGACCCCAGGAAGAACGGCTGCCCGCTCGACAGCGACGATGACGGCATCCCCGATACGAGCGACGCATGCCCGAAGGTCGCTGGCGTCCGCGCCCCCGATCCCAAGTACAACGGCTGCCCGGACGACCCCGACGGTGACGGCATCAAGTTCGGAGATGACGCCTGCCCCAACGAAAAGGGCGTGCCCGATCCGGATCCCAAGCGCAACGGCTGCAAGCGCTTCGTTCGGGTCACGACGTCCGAGATCGTCACCTCCAAGCCCATCCAGTTCGTCATGAATGGGAAGGAGCGCTGGCAGACGGTGGATCGCATCTCCGACGATCTCCTCTACGAAGTCCGCGACGCCATCGTGCAAGATCCGACCATCCAGCTGGTCGAGGTGCAGGGCCACACCGATGACGAGGGCGACGAGAAGTACAACCTCGACCTCTCCCAGCAGCGTGCCGATGCCGTCCGGCAATGGCTCATCCAGGCGGGCGTCCCCGCGAACAAGCTGGTGGCGAAGGGATACGGCATGGAGAAACC